A genomic segment from Montipora foliosa isolate CH-2021 chromosome 9, ASM3666993v2, whole genome shotgun sequence encodes:
- the LOC137971616 gene encoding uncharacterized protein: MERIKPPSELDIDSLNLAYVWKEWKEAWELYRISSGLHEKDAAIQIATKQSILGIKARRVLKTLPNIPGDITHRTVGGILTALETYCVPRKNTNYERHVFRMTIQEDRSFDIFVTDLGRRAEYCDFGAIKGSLIRDQVVVGINDPKLRERLLRETDLTLEKAVKLCRITEQSKEQSKIFISPTTQTDNIDAVKKGEPPVDTVKSKNEDSRRIMKCKFCATSHDRGNCPAYGATCHKCNGRNHYARCCFKSKNGTEERRVRHVEVEEHENNELLEGLYIEEIQGSTRRNIQSVVNDIPVSFKLDTGAECNVISLGLANELNAQVQPTSMLLKSFGGHQLHVDTVGRCLLDTKVKEAKGSTPLEFYVLRDNVRPLLGLESCLDLELITLNNKVEQIGLSVDEVQEKFTLLDEFQDVFKGLGCVEGEYTIKLKATLLFNHNGMSH; the protein is encoded by the coding sequence ATGGAACGTATCAAACCTCCCTCCGAATTGGATATTGATAGTCTCAATCTCGCATATGTGTGGAAGGAATGGAAAGAAGCGTGGGAATTGTATCGGATATCAAGTGGCCTTCACGAAAAGGACGCTGCAATACAGATAGCAACTAAACAAAGTATTCTCGGGATCAAAGCAAGACGAGTGCTCAAAACCCTGCCAAACATTCCCGGAGATATCACGCATAGGACTGTTGGAGGTATTTTAACAGCGCTGGAAACGTATTGTGTTCCTCGGAAGAATACAAACTACGAACGACACGTCTTCAGAATGACCATCCAAGAAGATCGCTCGTTCGATATATTTGTCACTGATCTCGGAAGAAGAGCTGAATATTGCGATTTTGGAGCGATTAAGGGTTCTCTGATACGAGATCAGGTTGTGGTGGGCATAAATGATCCCAAACTACGAGAGCGACTGCTACGCGAGACTGATTTGACACTCGAGAAAGCCGTCAAATTATGCAGAATCACGGAACAATCTAAGGAACAGTCGAAAATCTTCATCTCACCAACCACTCAGACGGATAACATCGACGCTGTAAAGAAGGGAGAGCCAccggtggacacagtaaaaTCCAAAAATGAAGACTCGCGCAGGATAATGAAATGCAAATTCTGTGCAACGTCTCATGACAGGGGAAATTGTCCGGCCTATGGAGCCACGTGTCACAAGTGCAATGGAAGAAATCATTATGCTCGGTGCTGCTTCAAATCGAAAAATGGCACGGAAGAAAGAAGAGTTCGTCACGTGGAAGTAGAGGAgcatgaaaacaatgaactgtTGGAGGGTCTGTACATCGAGGAAATTCAAGGTAGTACTAGAAGGAACATTCAATCAGTTGTTAATGACATTCCCGTAAGTTTTAAACTTGATACAGGTGCAGAATGTAATGTAATTTCCTTAGGTTTGGCTAATGAGTTGAATGCTCAGGTACAGCCAACAAGCATGCTACTCAAGTCATTTGGGGGGCACCAGCTACATGTAGATACTGTGGGCAGATGCCTTCTTGATACGAAGGTAAAGGAGGCTAAGGGTTCAACACCCCTGGAGTTTTATGTACTCCGAGATAATGTAAGACCCCTCCTTGGCTTAGAATCATGCTTAGACCTAGAGCTAATCACCCTGAATAACAAGGTAGAACAAATAGGTCTCAGTGTCGATgaagttcaagaaaaattcacccTTCTGGATGAATTTCAGGATGTTTTCAAAGGTTTAGGATGTGTTGAGGGAGAGTATACCATTAAGTTGAAAGCTACGCTACTATTCAACCACAACGGAATGTCCCATTAA